Genomic DNA from Hordeum vulgare subsp. vulgare chromosome 2H, MorexV3_pseudomolecules_assembly, whole genome shotgun sequence:
GCCGTCGCCCAAATCGCCGTTTATAAATGCAGCAGTCAAGACGGTAGAACTCTACACTTGTGCCATTCTGTTTTGGGTGCAGCAGGAACCGAGGGCAGTAGCCCAAGCTTAGGGTCCTGATAGATTGTGGGAGGGTCTCCTAGTCTAATTGCTGGGTTCTGTGGGTGTAGCTTGAGAGCATCAGGGAACTCGAGAAGTTCATAGTGAAGCACAGGAGGGACTATGTGGACATGCATCGCACCACGGAGCAAGAGAGGGACACCATTGAGCATGAAGTAAGCTGCAACCCTGCTTTGTTGATTTACCCTTTCTCCTTGTTTGACGGTTGATGTATTTACTCTGAACTGAGCTACTTGCTAGATTATTCTTTGTGGCAATAGCTTCAATCATGACATGCTTTTTACTAGTTGAAATTTGaggtttgggtttgtcatcctgccttTCTTTTGCACCGTTATGGTTTTCTCCCAGTTCTTCCCTGATGACGGTGGAAATGTTGGATTAAATTTGTTAAAGAGCATAGGAAAGCATAATTATTTATCCTCTTTGTTTCACAACTGTAAATACATGCAGTTTGTTAAGTTGTGTATGTATCTTTGTATACTGTATCGACTATTGAGTTGACAATATATTCATACAGGTAAGGACTATGTATTCTTGTAAATTTAGGTAAGTGCTAAGTTCTTTTCTCCATTTCTTACTTGGCTGATTACTGAACATATATTAGGTTGGTGTTTTTGTAAAAGCATGCAAGGAACAGATAGATATCCTAAAGAACAGGATCCATGAAGACGAGAGGAATAGAAGAGCTAACACATGGCTTGGCACAAGAGATGAGACTTCCCGGTTGGACTTGATAGCTCACCAGCATGGTGTGGTATGACTATTATGCTTCCCACTATTCAGCTACTGCCAGATATTTAAAGTGAAATACAGCATTGCTCTGATACGCTGTTTTTTAGTGCGTGCAACCACGTAGGTACTAGGTGCAATGGTTATATCCATTCGATCATTCTTAAAACGATATTTCACTATCTGTTGGATTAGTTTAGTAGTTCAGAGATTATGATATCGCGAAGGTAGAAGACAGTCTTTTCTTTTACTACAATTGATATTTTTTCCTCTACACGAAAGCATATAGAAGAATGCTATTGctcccctttctctctttttcagTAAAGTATAGTCGCTATTCTCTGTAATTTCAGAAATTACAGCCAGTCATTATACATGTGTTACTGAGCTAATATGCGTACATATTTTGGTGGATTATACTAAATAAATCCTGTATATTATGCCTGATTAGTAGAAGGATATGTGTaccttcttcattggttgaaatcATTTAGTGGGATAAAACAAATGCATCATAACTTGATAGACTGTCCAGTCAAAGCAACTGACTTTGAACGTTATGGAACTCCGCCTTCTATTTCAGATATGCATCAAGAAAGCTTCACATGGGAAAATACATCACTCTGTTCTTTTTTAATAGCATTTTCTTTATATCCAGTTTGTGTCCTCTTTGTTCTGGACTATCCTCTTTGTTCTGTATAGACTTTCTTATGCTCAGTTCCAATAAGATATGTTCTGTTCTTAATTTTACCAGGTTTTGATTTTGAGTGAGCGTCTCCACTCAGTAACTGCACAATTTGATCGCCTTAGGTCCCTCCGCTTTCAAGAAGCTATTAATAGGGCGATGCCAAGAAAGAAGATTAAGAAGAGGCCAGAAATAAAACCTACTGAACCATCCAAGTCAAACCTTGTATTGAAATCTGATGTCTCGAAGGTTGAAGATCGGGAGGTATCAACTGCGCCCTTAAGAGTTCAAGAACAACTCTTGGACGATGAAACACGAGCTCTCCAGGTAATATTTGAATGGGCTATGACTAGGCAGAATTTGCCGTGGACACCATTATTTTGTGTCAATTGCTCAGACCCATTGCAGAAACATCAATTTGCCCTGTACCATTAGTAAAAGCGGGTTGTTTGCTAGAATACACTGACATTATTAAAATTGTATATCTTGAGCTGGGAAGAGAGGAAAATGACATTTCCGTTTCTGGCTTGACCGGACCAAAGCTATTTCAGTTGATTAAAATAGTGTGTACTTGTGATACGGGTAGTGATATCAGCTGGTGAATATTCTTAAAAGGAATGACATGTGTGTTGAAATTTTGTTAAATAGCTCCAGGTAGGTAGTACCGTAGGAGATACGCGTAGTGATATATGTGTGCTTGACTGCTTGTGATATGTGTGGTTATATCAGCTGGTGAATTTTCTTTAAAAAATGAATACAAAATTGTGAATtgtccccaactacaattatttaggtacagagggagtatataggtTAAACATGGCTAAATGGAGTACAAATAAAATAAACTGTTACACAGAGAAAATGAGAAATAATGTCCTGAACCCTACGGCAATTAGACCTTTCAGGTGTGTTCTATCTCCTGATGATACTGTGTTTTAGCAAACTGCCTGCTTTTGGTAACTGTACTGTCTGATGGTTGACACACAAAAAATGTTACTCGGAGCCAGTCTAAGTCAGGTTATTTACTTTCTATGAATTAAGTGTTATCATGAGTCAGGTTATTTACTTTCCTGTAACTCTTGGCTCAGATGGAGTTAACCAATCTTCTTGATACTGTCCAAGAAACGGAGACAAAGATGATAGAGATGTCAGCACTTAATCATCTTATGTCAACACATGTTCTACAGCAAGCTCAACAGAttcaatatttatatgaccaggtATGATATATGTGGAACAGTTTTAAGCCAATAACTGGTTGTTTTGTGAGAGAAGAGACACTAGCGGAAGGGACAGTTTTCAAAATTTTGTGAATTCTGGAAAATCATGATAATAAAAAActattgaaaaaaaaatcagctGTAGGTAAGGGCATGGGATATGTCCATGCAAAATTTCAATAGGCTGCTTGTGAGGTACTCAAAAAATTATTATAATAATAGCATTTGAGCGCACACCATTTTCTTATGTCCATGTATATGTTGTTTGGTAGCTACTGAACCTTCATCAGAATCCATCCAATAagcattttccttttttttattgtcTTTTCTAGGAAACCTTTAGTATAGACTTGATAATCTGCCAAAGAAACAGGACACAAAAGTTCTCAGTTGTGTGATAGATCTTCGATCACCGTTTACTTCTGCTCTTACGGCGCATTGTTTGCATTGATTGACTCAGgcagtggaagcaacaaataaTGTGGAGCGCGGAAACAAGGAGCTGTCGCAGGCGATCCAGCGGAACAGCAGCAGTAGAACCTTTCTCCTGCTTTTCTTCTTTGTTCTCACTTTCTCTGTTCTGTTTCTTGACTGGTACAAAAACTGAATTACCTCATGTAAGCGTACTTCTTTTGACTGTGCAATTGGATTGAGCTATTGACGCCTCGTCTCGGGATTTTAATTGTTTGGCATCCATTTTTCCATGTTTGTCACTGTTACTCTATGAAAATTCTGAGATTTTGCGACTGTTGCAAATATTATTGGCATCAA
This window encodes:
- the LOC123427322 gene encoding syntaxin-81, translating into MSRVRDRTEDFKESVRVAALSHGYTESQLAALMSSFIIRKPSPKSPFINAAVKTLESIRELEKFIVKHRRDYVDMHRTTEQERDTIEHEVGVFVKACKEQIDILKNRIHEDERNRRANTWLGTRDETSRLDLIAHQHGVVLILSERLHSVTAQFDRLRSLRFQEAINRAMPRKKIKKRPEIKPTEPSKSNLVLKSDVSKVEDREVSTAPLRVQEQLLDDETRALQMELTNLLDTVQETETKMIEMSALNHLMSTHVLQQAQQIQYLYDQAVEATNNVERGNKELSQAIQRNSSSRTFLLLFFFVLTFSVLFLDWYKN